GTGTCTGGATACAAAGTCGGTGGAACATTGAAATGCAAAAGGCaagggttctgggttcgaatcacaGCTCGACTCATTGTTTTACACTACTAGAAAGTAATAAACAGTTCACATTTGCTTCAGAGTGAAAAACTGAATCTGGAAAGAAGTGATTATCAGAGGAGGAGGTCGAGGTATTGACAGTCTGCTGAAATCACAGTAAAACGTGGCAGGAACTCTCCCCAGCATGTTGGCTTTCAGAGTGGATGTCATTTACCCTGCATCTCAATTGTGCAGATTACACCTAAGATTTCCTGATGCTGTACCAGAGTACATGTATTTTTGTGAAATCATGCCGATCTGTCATCgctgcagattgttgttgttgtgtgatgaCAGCAGGTTTCATTGGAGCGCCTCTCTAGCGAGAGAGACGCTGAGTCACGACACGTGGCGGTGTGGGCGTGGCCTCCTACAGGCAGGGCATCGTTATCGCGGAAGGCCTCCGGTTTGGGAAGCGGGCGTCGCGGTGCTTAAAAAGCAGCTGAGGCGGCCCATGTGGTCagaagacagaaagaaagcaaCAAAAACACTAGTTGTCTGCCTGTGAACCTAGCTTCATCGGCGAGCAAGACGACCTCCAGGGAAGATCCGACAGAGCCTGAAGACAGAGACCTACCAGAATGTCGCCTCTCGCTCTTCTGTTGTCTGGTGTGATCGTGGTACTTCTGTTGTTCCTCCTCGAGAAGGCCGCATATTCCAGGCCTCACAACTTCCCTCCAGGTATGTACCTCCTGCTATCTGTCCATACTAGCAAACTGATCAGTAAATCACAGCTCCCCTTTCGTCAGTTTCCCATGTGCACACGCTGCATCCAACTATCCGGCTAATCTTCAGTGCCCAGTAACTTAGAGAGCCTACATACTCGTAGATAGTGTATAGTCAACAATGGCTGCCATGTTTTTACTAGACTGATAATGAGATGTTCGTTTACCCGGTTCGTAAGCTGAACTGCATTCACTGTGATACATGATACGATCATACACAGGTTCTTTGCAAATATGTAGTTCCATCTATGTGACCTGTCTGCGATGTTTCGCTGCAACCAGTTGAGCTCTACTTGACAACAGTAAATGACATAGTCCTTATGCTACTGTTTATACTGTACCAAATATTACTGCTATAGCTTTCAAGCCCAGACAGCCATGGAGTGGCCATGAAAATGACTGTAACTCAAAACTAATGTATGTAGTTAGAGAGGTAAATATTTTACATGAGAATGGCTAAACGGCTGAAACGACGTAGTACCCAAAATAATAATTGAAGTGGAAATAAATAACATCCAGAACAGTAAACATCCTTGTTTCAAAAAGATGGTGTGTACTTCGTGTTAACGTTATCGTTCCGCTGTGTGAATATCACGGCACTTGTTTCTAACATTCTGTACGTGTTGCAAATTAAAGCCACTCACCGCGATTATGTATATGAATGTGAAAGCAACTCTCACGAACTAGTGCAGAAATTTTGATATGGTTATCTCTAATAGGTAGCCTGATTCACGAGGAacgtttgtgtgtataatttattaccTCTACAATAGGGAAGTCCTACGGCCATATACTTAGTGCTATCCGTGCAAATCCTGCGGTCAAGCTATTAAATCTTTCTCAGACTTCCTGTAATATTTCTACATGGGTTTACTTTCCCAGTCTCACTAACGACATTCCAGTAGGCACTGTGTTTTGCTCTTCCCACAGCAAATTACTTCAGTTGGGTTAGCCCGATCAAGTGTTTCTACTGTTTTTCAGTGTGTGGTAAAACAGGTTACACTTTCAAATTCATTTCGCCAGTGATGCACATATGAGAGGTAAAGTTGCGCTTTTCACAGTTGTTATAATACCACGTTTTATTGGTTCTGCTCAGATATAGCACAGCTCCAATATCTTTTGCATTGCACCTCCTGTCACGTATTGTAATTCATTATTAGAGATCTTCTGTGTCTATGTATGGACAGTCACCCAGAGACATAGAAGTAAGTTAATATGTAGTCCAGTTGAGTGTGTTGCGGCACTCGTCGTCCatgtcgtatattaatgaccttgtagacaatattaataataagctCACACTTTTCACAAATGATACAGTCACCTAAAATAAAGTTATACCTGAAAagagctgcagaaatattcagtcatatctcgATAAGATTAAAATGAGACGAAAGATAGGCAACTTGATTGAGATATTCCAAAATGTAAGTTTTGCAATTCACAAAACGGAAAAAATAGTACCCTGTGACTCCAATATCAACGAATCACgattggaatcggtcaactcataaaaGTACTTGCGAGTAGTAATTTTGGGGTGTCAAGTGGGATgagcacataggttcagtcgtaggtaaaggaGATGGCAGATTTCAGTTCACTGGAAGAATTCCATGGtaatgcaattagtctacaaaacACTCGTGTGACCCAATCTAGAATATTACTGAAGTGTGCAGGACCTATATCAGGTAGGACTAACGGAAGATATTGAGTCtatacagggaagggcagcacgaatgatcacaggtttgttcgacACATGGGAGAGTTCCATGGAGATGACTATGAAACTAAACTGGCATACACTTGCAGACAAACACCAACTATCCCTAGTATGCCTACATACTAAATTTCAAGAACTAACTATACGTGAATAATCTAGGAAAGTACTACAACCACGTGCGTATCGCTCAGATAGGTACGCGGAGACAAGATTAGACTCATCAAACCGCACCCAGAGGAATTTAAACTGTGATTCCAATCGCTACGCATGTGGATGGAATGGTTTGTCTGCGACTTAATGCCATAATCAAAACAGGTCTGATCGCACACGTTATCAGAAGTCAATACTACAAAAAAATTGatattgtgattctccaacagctGCTTACTAACATATCCTCGAAATCTTGCTCGCATAAAATAGGAAATGATGTCGTCTGGTACAATCTTCACTTATATTCCAATAACGTTAAAAGGAATTTCTAAAGAATATTCCTCGTAATCTGTCGCTGCATGTTTCTTCTCTATAGCGTATCAAAAGCCAGTGATAGTACTTGTTATGTTTCTTGATGTTTCTCAGTTCCACAAAAACACAGCTGATTCTTATGCTGTATGGGATCTAGGGTACTCCACCAACCAGATGTTTTCGATGAAAATTGAGTGTCCTCCTCTGTGTCTCTTGTGACGAAATGAGGAGTTTTATGCTCCTGAAGCTGTGTGTAACGTTGCATTAGCCAGTGTTGTCTCCAAGCGCAAACTTTTTGGATTTGTATGTCGTAGGAATAAAATAACACTACAAAATTCAGTTCTTGGCAGAACTGTCTCTAGCTCTCTTGCCGCTACTGGCCGTGTGGCTTATCTCATTCCCAGTGTTGTATGTTACAGGCCCCCCTGGACTACCAATATGGGGAAGCTACATCCAGCTGCTATTGGAAAACTACAAGTTTCCGTACAAGGTGATGGACGCCTTCACGCGCCGCTACAACTCCAAATTGGTGGGCTTCTACTTTGGACCGCTACCCGTGGTGGTCATCAGTGACTATGAAGCTGCCAAGGAGGCCTTCAACAACCCTAGTCTGCAGGGCCGCATATCCAACATCGCCATCAAGCAGAGGATGCCCAATGAGGACCTCGGTAAGCACTGACTGCTGTCTGAAGAAAGAAGATTAATATCAGTATACTAGTTTGTCTCTATTACATTTCCAGCTTAAGGCTGCAGCGAATACGAAACGTGCCACGTCTGCTGCTTACTTTTCACTTTAATCGCAAAAACGTACAGACTAAACAAAGCGTGTTACAAATCTTGGTCTTACGACCATGTTGAATTCAGTACAGGCGAGCACTTTCTTTCTAAATACTAAATGCACCTGTCGGGTTTCTTCAATGCGTTGTTGAAATAAATTCAAATTAATTGACGAGAGCTTGAATTATGTCTTTTGTTCTTGATATTTTCACCAGTTGATTTATCACGTTCTCGTATTACGTTGACTAGTTGTTGTAGGTCacccacaacattaccaattaagACTGCATTGTCAGTCGTCAGTCTACTATATGTTGTTTTCCTACTTCCCATTTACGAAAACCTACGTTTCCACATCGTCTTTGAACAGATATACCGCATTCTGTGAGTCTTACACTGTAGGGATGATGATGACAGATTGGCTTGGATGCATAGCAGCCAGACCTTAAGCGCAATTAACGAAAATCTTTTGTGAGACTAGTGTTATCAAAATTAACGAAaagaggaaacacacacacacacacacacacacacacacacacacacacacagggaagtACGAAAATTGTATTGATAATCAGTTCTAAAATCTTATAATGGAGATGAGAAATGCATTGAAATAATCTAAAATAACACAACTCATAGATGTGACTGGCTGATCACTGTACTAAAAGAGAATGATACAGCCGTGGATGGAATCCAGATGTTACACAAATGTGTACCGGTATTACTGCATAGTTCGTCGTTAGTTAAAAATAGGTTAGGTCCCCACTTAGCTATTATTCTGCTCACTTGCCAAAATAAGAATCTCTCTCGTCAAAATACGAAGGGGATTCAGTTAAAGTGTGGCATATACTTCACTGTACCCCACGGGCTTACAGACTGGGTGTTGAAGTTGGGGGATGAAGCTGTGTGTTAGTGGCCAGCGTCCTAGTTGGAAGCGTGTCAGCGTTACTTCATCCTATCAGAGCCACCAGCGTTTCGTACGCCACTGCCAGATAGTTGGCTTCACGCTCAGCATCTTATAACAGTCTGCTGCAACACACCGTCTCCCACAGTGTCGAAGCATACTATATTCTTTGTAATCTCTCAGTATAAAATCATAAACGACATGCATAATGACGCTCAGTTCCATATGAATTGCTGAGGCTAGCTTCCATACTGTGCAGGCATAAACTTCAGAGTGGGCCCAGAGCTGATGGAGCAGCGTCGCTTCACGTTGAGGTACCTGCGGGACTTTGGCTTCGGACGGCGTTCCGATCAACTGGAGTCCGAGATCGAAGCGGAGATGACGGAGCTGGTGGAGCTCATCCGAGGAGATCGACAGGATGAGGTGAGTTTCAGGAACAGTCTTCCTTCCCAGTATCTGCTCGTGCTGTAGACAAGTAGCCTTGGCTACATTCGTGATGTTCTAGACATCTGATACATTCATGGTCATCTGTTTGATTACTGGAAAATTTATGAAACTTAATTACTGTAGTATGTATATATTTCACACTTTTGTGGCATTACCAATAAGTAGAAACACTAATGATCACAGCATATAAAATGACCTCCTGGGTAAAGTCGGAAGATCCAAGTGGCAGTTTGCAAATGCGACTCTTATGAGACAGGATTAATGGCCAAAACAGATTCAGGGAAGAGCAGTGCATTTCGTCACACGTTAGTTTGGAACTTCACTGTTAAAATTCCCGCAGTACATTCCTTTGAAGTGAACCAATGAACAGCCTCGTCCTACTTACATTTCTCAAAAAGACCATTaaagtaaaatcagagagatttgagcgtACACATTCTTTGCCCCCAtgtaccattcgcgactggaactggaAGGAGTGGACGTGACAGTAGAACACAAAATACTCTCTGTCTCACAAAATAATGTGGCTTGCAGACTATAGATGTGTAATGTCTCCCAACATTAATTAGCGTTGCTCAGAGTCATTGCGTATATGATTATTTTTAAGAATCAGTGCAGTTAACTAACATTCATTCAGAGGTAAAATAAAACATCTAAATCATCATCGTCAGGTCGTAGCTTCAGTTTCCCGACTTCTGGTGACGACCCTCTTCCAACTGCTTTTTCGTTGTACAGAGTTTCTTCACCGATCCTATCTCAAAGAAGAGAAGTTTGGGGGACGTCCTTAACAATGTCGACCCGGCTTCACATTGACATTCAACATTTATTTTCCGTTTACATTCATTTCAAGGTATTTCTTGACTATCCTGATTTCTTCCACTAGTTCTACATGACTGTACCATATTAATATAGATCGGCAACATTTTACCATTACACTGAGTTGTACACATACGTCCACTCTATTActttcattacttaccttatcctGTTTTGTTCGTTTCAGCATGTATCTGACAAACTTCATTTCACTACCTTCACCAGCTCTGTCACTCAGAATTTCTTGGACTACATTTTTTTTTGCCACATATGAATTATCAGCAGCGAAGACCACTGCCTTCAGTTCCATTCTGGTCCTTTATCCTTTTCATGACATCGGCCACCAGAATGATGAAGAGTGTTGGAGACAATGCATCCGCTTTATGGACGCCACATTTTATCTCAGACCATTGGCTCTGTCCACTTCCTACCTGAACATTGCTGATACATCTTCTGTAGCGCACCTTCACATTCTCAATCACTACCATGGGTATATTCCTTCCCTCTAGACATTTCCAGATTCAAACTTTGTAGTAGAATAATATTGGATCTTTGGTTGACTTTAAGATTTATTCAGTCAGATTCGTTATATGTTGGCTACATACACATATGCCTGTTACTCTGATGAAATTGGCCTGTGTATAAAAAAATATGTCAAGTTAGTCAGTTTCATAACTGGAAAGATACAGACTGATTTGTATTATATTTTACTTATTCTGAATATCAGAAACAGGAATTGAGTGAACTCTGGACGACCAAAGAACCATAACTGGTCAGCTTCACTGTTGGAGAATTGTTGCTTCTTTATAAGACGACCGGAAAATCTGAAGCGTTCAGTTCACCTTTAAAATGATCACACACTGCAGCTGAGCCTGTCACAGAATCGGTGTTGGTCAGTTATAGAAGCAGCAGATAACAATTCACAGTAGGGACTATGtgaattttgctccacaaatacagTGGAATTGTATACAAACATGGAACTCAGAGTTCTGTTGTGTTCTGGGCCCTGAATTGGTGTAATGCAGGAGCTACTTggattctgttttattttattctggCGTTTATACAGTCTATGTCCAGCGTTCTGGAATAAATATAATCTGAAAAAATCGATTCATTTCTGTGACATAATGTACACCTCATATTTGAGTTCCTTCTAGCACAGTCACAACAACACAAAAGACTCTGCCTTACCCATGGGTCACGCGAAGCTCAGATTAGAAAACACATTATCGAAAGGTTATGCTGTTAGTAAGGTATTAGTCTGTCAGAGAGCTGTGTGGCCCTTTCCTGTTTATGAGTATCCAGTTCTATGTGTAAGTGAAGTACATAGTGCTGAAGTGGTTCCTTTGTGTGTGGCTGGTGACGTTTCGACAGGTTGTGGTGCAGTCGTCATCAGGAGGAGACTGCAGCCGGCGCGTGCTGCTGCCTGATGCACTGTTCCCCGGCTTCATCAACGGCTTCATGCCGGTGGTGGCGGGCAGCCGGCTGCCGCGCACAGCAGACGGGGTGTGCCGCTACCTGGGGCACGCGGGCCTGCAGACGGCCAGGGCTGGAGACGCCACAGGCGGTTTCCTCACGCTGCACTCCGCACTGGCGTCCATCGCGCCCAAGATGTCCGGCTATCACGACACGGTCGAGTCCGCCGAGAAGATTCTGGCATACTTCCACGTGAGTACCCAGTAATGTATTTGATTGCAGAAGCAAGATTTTTGAAAGTAGATCTAAGCTTACAGCTGCCTTTAACTATTATATAAAAGGAAAACTGCGGCAAtgccagaagactgtagcgaattgtagaacgacctgcagaggattgacggTTGAAGAAGGAActagaagtaaattaacataaagaAATCTATATCTAtgatgattactttgcaattcgtgCTTAAATGGCTGGATTAGGCTTACAGAAAAATTTTCGGACAATTTTTCTGTCATACCACTTTCGCCCATGGAAGCTATGAACGCTGTTCCTGTGTGATCTCTGAGGTATCGAATTTTATCATGATGGCCATAGCACTGTGTGTTTCCAGGAATCAGTGAAATATTATGGCACTGAAAGGAGAAGGTTGGTAACTCAAATACTGTGTTGTGAACAGTTCTCACTGCAACCAAAAACGGATTTATTTTAATGATTGATACCTCAACTGCCTTTTACACGTATCAGTGAGAATCTCGGCGCCCATTCTgtaataatacaaaaagagctcccATTTTTCGAACATTTTGGTCTCTCTATCAATACCATGCGTTAACGATCTCATACTCTGAAGCGACACTCACAAGAGGACAAACAATCGTAATGTAGGAAGTCTCTTTCGTGGATTTGTTGCTATTTCTAAGCCAATAAAACCAatctttggttcactttccccaTAACAGTTTCTGTGAGACTGTTCCAATTTCAGCggtttgtaattataattcctaggtacttaattGAATCTGTTGCTCATAAATAGGGGAGGAAAACCGAAACTGTTCAATTACACTGCTGTTGACTTATCACTCTAATCAGTAACTGCCGCAAAGtacctaggagtaaccatctgCAGTTACATAAAAGggagtgaccatataaaacaaatggtAGGAAAAGGCAGATGTCACTTTGAGGTTCATTGAAAGAACCTTGAAACAACATTCTTAATACACAACACAAAtggcttacaaaactcttgttACACTTATGCTTTAGTATTGCAAATTGGTCTGGTGTCGTTGCCAGTTTGGGTTAACAGAATTGGTGGATAAGATACGAAGAAGAGTGgtacgtttcgtcacaggttcgcttAGCAAGCATGAGAGAATTAAGAAAATGCTCAACAAGGTCAATGGCAaaagctacaagagaggcgttgtgcgtaaCGGAGAGGTTTGCTGTAAAAGCTTCGAAAACATACGTTCCGGGAATAGGAAGGAcaatatattactttctcccacatatgtCTCGCAAAATGGCCACAAAGTGGAATCTAAGAATTTAGGGGTCATATGGAGATTTATCAACAACCCTTCTTCCCACATGCCTCTTGTGAATGGGATATGAATGAATGAAAAGATAGTAGTACCAGAAATGGCATTCGCCAAACACCACAATGTAGCTTGTGGATTGTAGATGTCGAATGTTCTGCGTGAAACAGTTGAGTTTCCTGCCAAGAGCTGCTTCTGCTTAGCTGATAGACTTTATTTTGCGTATGCCCAACACGGAACTAGATTCTTCCCTGTTTTCCAAATCCctgaagaaaaactttgccctgaGACACTGATCAGAAAGATGAAGCAGGTTTTGCTAGAAGAGCGGCTAATACAGATTTGAGAAGCGATAGTCCTCAGCAGATTATGTTCCTGACGCATTTGGTATTATTCATGTCTCTCAATACAATACTTTCCTCTGTTCACACGCCAAAACAGTGTCAACCTAACTGACAAGATTCACAACAATTTCAACATTAGTACTATGTTAACATTCCGGCAATAAATCGCATTAGCATATTTTCTGTTCCTAAACGTAATTGAAACCCTATATCTGAAAGTGAGCATTATTTTGACGTGTAGCAAGCTGATAGAGCATCGTAGATTAGAGCTTCTGCATTcaaattttttaatgtgtgtgactAAACTCTCAAAATACCCCAGCAATCTGAAACCACTAGAaaaggaaacacattttttttaaagttaagAGATAATATACCATCTAACGGGAAACATTTAGATACGACTTAAATTTGCAAGAGGCTTTCCAATTAATTTCTGAAATGGTTATCTGTATGTAAGGAAACACAGTCAGATCTGTAAAACATTCGTATCATTTTAACCAATTGCTCTGCATTTCCAAATTCCCATGTGTTTCCCTACTTTTGTCAACTCTCGTCATACAACTGACGGGTGATTATCTTCTTACAGGTACTTCATCAATAGGTTTTCTTCTCTTTATCTTACGTTTTTAGTTccataaatttttgaattttttgaatccAAACCGTTGATTTTCATTTTCTAATTCTGAAATTTTACCCAAACACCTGAAGTTCCGTGAACGAATGACTCATTGAAATGTACGAAATCGTCAGTCATGAACTATTCAAGTTGCTAATTATAAATTATTCCTCAGAAGTGTGCGCCTCATAATTAAAGGGAGAAAACAAGTCGTGGTTATGAATATTTTTGCCACTATGCATTAACTTTTCTTTAGGTCCTCGTGCTCAGAAATGTGACGctaaaatttcttcctcatattaaaagCTTTCTATCTGTGTTGCCATGACTGTCTAAAAGACTTGCAGGCTGCAGAATTTGATTAATAATCGCCTGTCATAAAGGAGAGAACACAATCCATGTTGGCACATATTTGCCTCTAAACAGTAGTTTATTTTAGCCGCAGCACCCCTTTTCTGCCTGACAAGGAAGTGTACCTGCCCATTGGTCATCCGTTTAGTTCTTCGGCTTGTCAGTACAGAACCACAGACAAATGCTAGGACGCTATTTCTACTACAAGTCTATGGACCCAAGGAAACTTAAACAGACAGGAGATGCACTGCTCACGAATCGCAGACAATACATCGGTAATAGAATTATTACAGTTTGAGCAGTACGTTTTGCGTTCTCTGTATGTGACATATTCCTTGTATGTCAATGATAATGGACTTGATGCCGACAACGTAACATAACGTGAAAGAAATTTTTCTCCTGTGACCCAAATTTCATATAAATGATTAAGTCTGTCTCTTTGCAGCAAGTGATCAAGGAACACGAGAAGACATACTCTGATGATCACATGAGGGACTTCATTGACAGATACCTGAAAGAaataaaggagaagaagaaggcggGTACTGATACTGTATATACCAGTAAGTAAACAAGAGGAAACTGTATCTCATTCACTAATGCACTTGCTCGTATTTCTGTCTGGCTCTTCCTTGAAGCATACAAGTTACTTGTCTTAAAAATGTCGGAACTCATTGATGGTTCGAGTGGGGGAAGTAAAAGTGGAACTTAGTGAGTGTGGATAGCCTTCACAAAGACTGTTGCTATTGCTGTGGCTGTTTTGGTTTATGTTGTATGGTGTTTGTTAACACGCTATTGTCGCGAAAACATTTACTGTCCTCATGGTGTTTGTTAACACGCTATTGTCGCCAAAGCATTTACTGTCCTCATGGGCCTCTTTCTCAACAACCATTATCATAACCTGAAGATGAGTTGATACACGAACTTAGAAGTACAAATATTTAGTATCACCATCCAACACAAAACAACATTTAATATCTCGAGTAAATCACAGCAGGTGTCTGTCTTTGCAGTTGATCAGCTGGGCGTCACCCTGTTCGACACCTTCCTGCCAGCCTCCATGGTTCAGTCAACGGTTCTCTCCTGGGCCCTTCTGTACGTGGCCCACAATCCAGAGGCACAAAGGCGAGCGCAACTCGAACTGGACACCGTCGTGGGGAACTCCAGGCTTCCCAACCTCAACGACCGCCCTCGGTGAGTGCCCAACACGTGCATCACCAACGGCTCACGGGTACTGGCCAAGTCATATTGGGCGCTGTTGGGGTTGAGTAACCTACAAGTGTTGCTTGGATTTCCGTTTGGAACAAGTTTCTCGACTAAATTTTGGTATCTCCTTAATCAAATCTAACACATCTTTACTGCAGCTCTTCAATATAATTTCTACGAAGAGTGCAGGTATTATACACAATCACATTCACGTTTCTGATGATGGGTGGATAGCAGAAGAGTCTGAATCCCATTTATGACATGTAGCCTATTGATCCTATTAGCACCAGGGGTGTTTCTTTACAATCATTTCCAGTAGAGAAATCACCATCACACATTGTGAAGTGTTTTGCGTATTAACCACAGACATGGCAGACAGTCTGATGATCAAGAACTGTATGACACTATCTATTCGTGATTCACAGAACGTGACATTTGTGGCACACTCAACCCTCCAATTGGAATAGTTGGACAAATGGCTATCCAGTCTTCCAGGTTTAGGTTTCCCACATTTGCCTATGTTTCTGTAAGCCAAAATATGAAAACAGTCCTTTGACAAAAGACCTGTCTGAGCTGCTGCCCATCACTAATGATGGCACTGCCGATGGGGCGTTAATCCTTCCTTTTCTCTCCCAGACTAATTCTAGGGATGCAAATTTTTCATGAGTTTGATTTTTAATACAGTTACTCCTGATGTGCCTACCACTGCAGTTGAACTACCATGGGAACGCAAGTGACGAAAATGAAAAGGATTAATTGTTGTCGAATTAATTCCTGAATATTCTGTTCTCTTGACATTACAGAATAAGCGTGTCAGGATGAATATGGAATAAAATATTCTGTCTATCCTTAGAAACGTATACAACCAGAATCTTGTAACCACCCACGTCCATCTTCTACTACAGACATAACTGCTAACGAAATTAGGATTGCTGATTTAATAAATTTTGACGCCAAGAATATCACATACCACAATTTGTGTCACAATTGATATATCAAAATACAGTATTTTTCCAGTGTTTACATTTCATATacatgaaaatatgttatgttactgCACACAGAAAAATACTTTGACACATTCAGATGTTTCATTGTACCACCAAACTCATATATGTACTCCATTTACCGATCATTTGTCAAAGGGAGCTCTTTGAGTAATTGAATATTATGCTGATAAGAAAGTTCACGTGCAGTGCAGATCGTTTTGTTTTGGATACTAACAGCAACCTGCTGTCTGCAGCTTACCATACACGGACGCCATTCTGCGGGAGACGATGAGGATACAGACGCTGCTGCCGATCGGGATCCCACATGCTGTTACAGAGGACACAACCCTACAGGGCTACTCCATACCAAAGGTCAGTTAGATACCTTTACTTCCTGTTGCAATTCTCCATATAAAATGTCAGGAAATCTCCCTCCGTGTTGGTTTTTCTCCATACCAAAAGTAAGCTGGGTCCCTCTATTCCATACCAAAAGTCAGTCGGGATCCTGTATCCCCTGTTGGGAATCGTCTTTCCAGTGGCCAGGAGGGAACCTGTAGAACCTGCTCGAATACTCTGTACCAGCTATCAACTAAGAACCTCTACCTGGAGTTCTCTATATCATAGGTTAATTGGCCCCGTTTAGGTCCCATTGGGATACTCCATATCAAATGGCAGCTGTGAGCCTCTAGCTTCTGATATCTGATCAAGGAGGACAATGTCTGTAACAGATTTTGCAGTGGCGACTACAAGTTTTCTAATTAATTGAAAAGGCCGAGGGAGTAGAATGCATTATAAACATTAAAGATCGAAACACATCATACCTAGTTTATTAATTTGAAATTTGAGCCACTTATTAGTATTTCTACAGCAGTAATGTATGTATGATTCCTCTATATGCCACAGAGCCAAAAATTTTTCAATGCTGATTGGTATATTGTGCTGCAGGGAACTGTGGTGGTAGCCAACTTATGGAGCATGCACATGGACAGGGGTGTGTGGAAAGATCCAGAGAACTTCAGACCAGAGAGATTCCTCAACAGCGATGGCACTCTCTGCACCAGGGATCTCACTTTACCCTTCAGCACTGGTATGTGTTACCATGCCCTGATTATTTACATTCATAGTACACG
The genomic region above belongs to Schistocerca serialis cubense isolate TAMUIC-IGC-003099 chromosome 6, iqSchSeri2.2, whole genome shotgun sequence and contains:
- the LOC126484775 gene encoding probable cytochrome P450 304a1, yielding MSPLALLLSGVIVVLLLFLLEKAAYSRPHNFPPGPPGLPIWGSYIQLLLENYKFPYKVMDAFTRRYNSKLVGFYFGPLPVVVISDYEAAKEAFNNPSLQGRISNIAIKQRMPNEDLGINFRVGPELMEQRRFTLRYLRDFGFGRRSDQLESEIEAEMTELVELIRGDRQDEVVVQSSSGGDCSRRVLLPDALFPGFINGFMPVVAGSRLPRTADGVCRYLGHAGLQTARAGDATGGFLTLHSALASIAPKMSGYHDTVESAEKILAYFHQVIKEHEKTYSDDHMRDFIDRYLKEIKEKKKAGTDTVYTIDQLGVTLFDTFLPASMVQSTVLSWALLYVAHNPEAQRRAQLELDTVVGNSRLPNLNDRPRLPYTDAILRETMRIQTLLPIGIPHAVTEDTTLQGYSIPKGTVVVANLWSMHMDRGVWKDPENFRPERFLNSDGTLCTRDLTLPFSTGKRVCPGETFARQNMFLMLAALLQNFSVRADSLPPLRCNIPGAIETPPAFWAQFEPR